In the genome of Robbsia betulipollinis, the window TGACCATGCCTCGAAACGACGTACAGCAGAGATGTTGGATAATCTGTTGAACGGAGGTCGAGATGGTCGAAAAGAACGTACCGAATCGTCGCTACACCGAGGAATTTCGCACGGAAGCGGCAAGGTTGGCCAATTCTGTAGGGCATAACGAGGCGGCACGCCGCCTCGGGGTACCGGTGGCGACGATAGGCAACTGGGCACGCAAGCAGCAGCGTAATGGCGTGGCGGGCGTCTCTGGCGCAGCCCCGGCCGCCACCCGCGTGAAGCTGGGTGTGTCGGAGATGGAGGCCGAGATCAGCCGGCTTCGCAAGGAACTGGCGAGCGCGAAGCTCGATGTGGAAATCTTGTCAAAAGCGACGGCGTACTTCGCGAAGGGGTCGCGGTGAAGTATGCCTGGATTACGGCTCACCGCGACCAATACGATGTGAGCCGCCTGTGCCGGGTGTTGCAGGTCTCGCGCAGCGGCTATTGCCAATGGCGGGTGCGTTCACCCAGCGCGCGCGGCCAGCGGCGTGCCGCGTTCGATGACGAGATTGCTCGCTTGCACGCGCAAAGTCGGGGCACCTACGGTCGTCCCAGGCTGGTCAAGGCGCTGGCCGCGCAGGGGATGAAGGCGAGCGCGGAGCGTGTGCGCCGCAGCTTGGTGCGCCAGGGGCTGCGGCCGGTATATCGCCGAGCCTGGCGTGCCACCACGGACTCGTCGCATCGCCTGCCCGTGGCGCCGAACGTGTTGGCCAGGCGCTTCGATGGTTGGGCGTCGAACCAGGCCTGGGTCGCGGATATTACCTATCTCCCAACGGGAGAAGGCTGGCTTTATCTGGCTGCAATTCTAGACTTGGGAAGCCGGCGCGTCGTTGGATGGTCGATGTCTGAACGCATCGATGCGACGCTGGTTTGC includes:
- a CDS encoding IS3 family transposase (programmed frameshift) — encoded protein: MVEKNVPNRRYTEEFRTEAARLANSVGHNEAARRLGVPVATIGNWARKQQRNGVAGVSGAAPAATRVKLGVSEMEAEISRLRKELASAKLDVEILFKSDGVLREGVAVKYAWITAHRDQYDVSRLCRVLQVSRSGYCQWRVRSPSARGQRRAAFDDEIARLHAQSRGTYGRPRLVKALAAQGMKASAERVRRSLVRQGLRPVYRRAWRATTDSSHRLPVAPNVLARRFDGWASNQAWVADITYLPTGEGWLYLAAILDLGSRRVVGWSMSERIDATLVCNALRSAYWQRRPPRGLLLHSDRGSQYASWAHRELAGQYGMVVSMSRRANAWDNAPMESFFKTLKVEQTSRCRYETRAQARLDVVDWIEGFYNRERIHSSIGYRTPCDYEAMQKVA